The following are encoded in a window of Phaseolus vulgaris cultivar G19833 chromosome 3, P. vulgaris v2.0, whole genome shotgun sequence genomic DNA:
- the LOC137807062 gene encoding kinesin-like protein KIN-12C isoform X2, with amino-acid sequence MWKENRTCVRRNSLSETKENELEAAQNPVNFPPPRTPLHSIPDPSQCQELEPARQPRFGSATPRLSARIGKSHSEPNSAQSTPTRTASRVSLGGGRPSASAFPKETEFCVHVPHFELKDDPSFWTDHNVQVLIRIRPLSNVEKVSQGHGRCLKQESAHTLVWRGHPETRFTFDHIGCETLSQENLFRVAGVPMVENCLSGYNSCMFAYGQTGSGKTYTMMGEINETEGYLHDDSGITPRVFDYLFMRIKAEEESRKDYKLKYSCKCSFLEIYNEQITDLLEPSSTNLQLREDLKKGVYVENLTEHSVDTVYDVLRLLLQGTVNRKVAATHMNCESSRSHSVFTCIIESQWEKDSMTHFRFARLNLVDLAGSERQKSSGADTERLKEAANINKSLSTLGLVIMTLVDLAHGKPRHVPYRDSRLTFLLQDSLGGNSKTMVIANVSPSICCANETLSTLKFAQRAKLIQNNAKVNEDASGDVSALQLQIQQLKGQLSFLMNNKFFPTSSNLEPNSEKFTSSEVSEGYDSLGERATPDHNLLIPRKEIKCMKAALVSALRREKMAETTIQNLKAEIDHRNCLVRQREEDIEHTSSMLRHYKEKINQLELLVDGKLTAEKYLMEENMALQEEIQLLKVKIDKNSELSTLALENDRLLQQPRLFQKSYEHGERERLLTELSELRDQLLVNLQGKFTFSMKNDTATAQELEECQNMNSKLLREVGKLQAELGKYLNYNQFVNSSFEHADEILKTDKCSLIETLSVRSDSGDEVPSSTREAEDTLANKIEAKALGASVVLAKDNEYNNNEELKAKLKKMSKDLEEARLLNGRYQEQWTLQLSQKQQTETICQEVEMETTNTILQLQEEVAHLQSEFEERLCTTAQENAELRNMIAEKEEEIKSRSLDWEKAILELTTFLLEGSRSLKEACGQVKNISCSFPQVNAWISEHVDMAVKKYIEKEEAILQLQSSLEDAQKMVLDMEVKLSSLREATVTLNAFQHIDKNEGIEEAIELQLLLNEKTNMIRMLENEINHKNNQLCKATKQADAAFLVAKWLSDCYNVAHVNGDVQDVSIPEGKLGNCTISENQDVQNNLILNDLMAQVELTKLEVLEMENAVKVSFVDTEIQTEAFQTGVSDLTSAYRDLIQDIVKETRDMRKEISDLRMYNRSSEAYTVDLSTSNANKREEFANQQHHTLHQIKEQLLEVNRRLNVIGNFISGEADVCSLRLVDVDEDLVNADELSTDSSSLSDLSNEIENFASERYAVIQSDDCKSSNTGKLMEGRFLNEAVVSCLSKELNASYDGFQRLYLCLSAFLQELDDGSFSNSEELKREDPFFQLSLQKDKAGCENDREILGYREIRPDDGFLTKFMEAHATVKEADLTLHALTEAYEDSKQLTAMWKQSGENLILERASLEEEIKKLKSSICHKEEENQLLKDSIHCSLIEMANSVSMLEEHFLEMQTDMEKKFLTMYSDILLTGQEMLYSMNNMRSLVEDICSQMVDGGFVSFVLYNCCVSELVSKFACASMNHDLPSARQGELHNLLKSCFSVAQPVINTGSEGAVKTDLCVLIQKVHEQPDLPNVNTLYENMALRKELERKQVLLEGLLFDFRLLQESASNSKDIKDQTEKLIFSLSQVRYELENKASQLDDVLVQNRKLEGSLANTEKALTKSKYELKVAEESIENLANQNMELRELLKDLYANKTEAESKLDEHREVIIGLEKEITNLTASLENQSLSLFESIEDELNQVIIERDQLHEEVGVLTVKLEMAYSLADEKEAIAMEAHQESESSKLIAEQKEEEVKILEHSVEELESTINVLEKKVHEMDEEVGRHRSISDSLRMELQALKERLLLVDRFPKNADSESTNVQTDEQISRQHSSVLELHEALSRIRFLEKENAEQDKEIKKCKEYISEIVLHAEAQAMQYQQKYKCLESMFLEVKTEMSNSTAVAPAPEKSSVRTRGSSSPFRCISNLVQQMNQEKDQELSAARFRVEELEALSASRQKEVFMLQTRLAATENMTHDVIRDLLGVKLDITDYANLIDENQIVKLVEEAQQHREDFFAKEQENLDLRLQINDLIEERESCILELKTKEADIFATKIAMQQLQERDQLLCAQNEMLKMDKTNLLRKVAELDDAVKTVAGTRNTHPAPQSSKTKDKGDLNMGTVGFRKRLSQPERRLSRFNDEPSRFREFAGNNSQG; translated from the exons ATGTGGAAGGAGAATCGAACATGCGTTCGAAGAAACTCTCTAAGCGAAACGAAGGAGAACGAATTGGAAGCAGCGCAGAACCCTGTCAACTTTCCACCTCCTCGAACTCCACTCCACTCCATACCGGATCCTTCTCAATGTCAGGAACTCGAACCAGCTCGCCAGCCTCGGTTCGGGAGCGCCACTCCCAGGCTCTCCGCTAGGATCGGGAAGTCGCACTCCGAACCTAACTCGGCGCAGAGCACGCCGACTAGAACCGCTTCCAGGGTTTCTCTCGGCGGAGGAAGACCGAGTGCGTCCGCGTTCCCCAAGGAGACCGAATTCTGCGTCCACGTTCCGCATTTCGAGCTCAAAGACGATCCCTCGTTCTGGACGGATCATAACGTGCAG GTGCTGATTAGGATTCGACCGCTGAGTAACGTGGAGAAGGTTTCGCAAGGGCATGGTAGGTGTTTGAAGCAGGAAAGCGCGCACACTTTGGTGTGGCGCGGTCATCCTGAAACCAGATTCACTTTTGATCATATAGGATGCGAGACCTTATCCCAG GAAAACCTGTTCAGAGTTGCTGGAGTTCCCATGGTGGAGAACTGTTTGTCTGGTTACAACAGTTGTATGTTTGCTTATGGTCAG ACGGGTAGTGGTAAAACATATACCATGATGGGCGAGATTAATGAAACAGAAGGATACCTTCATGATGATAGTGGGATCACACCAAGAGTTTTTGACTATTTGTTTATGAGGATTAAAGCG GAAGAAGAGAGTAGGAAGGATTACAAGCTGAAATATagttgcaagtgttcctttctGGAGATATACAATGAGCAAATAACTGATCTTCTTGAGCCTTCATCAACCAATCTACAA CTCAGAGAAGATTTGAAGAAGGGAGTATACGTTGAAAACCTCACTGAACATAGCGTGGACACAGTTTATGATGTTCTCAGGCTTTTGTTACAG GGCACTGTGAATAGGAAGGTGGCTGCTACTCATATGAACTGTGAAAGCAGTCGGTCTCACAGTGTTTTCACTTGTATTATTGAAAGCCAATGGGAGAAAGATTCTATGACTCACTTTAGGTTTGCTAGGCTAAATTTAGTAGATTTGGCTGGTTCTGAAAG GCAGAAAAGCTCTGGAGCAGATACTGAACGTTTGAAAGAAGCAgctaatataaataaatctttGTCAACACTTGG CTTGGTCATAATGACTTTGGTGGACTTAGCCCATGGGAAGCCTAGGCATGTTCCGTACAGAGATTCAAGACTTACATTTCTTCTTCAG GATTCTTTAGGTGGAAATTCAAAGACAATGGTCATTGCAAATGTCAGCCCATCAATTTG CTGTGCTAATGAAACACTAAGCACTCTGAAGTTTGCGCAGCGAGCCAAGCTTATTCAAAATAAT GCAAAAGTGAATGAAGATGCTTCTGGTGATGTAAGTGCACTGCAGTTGCAGATTCAACAATTGAAG GGTCAACTGTCCTTTCTGATGAACAATAAATTTTTTCCTACCTCATCAAATTTAGAGCCAAACTCCGAGAAGTTTACATCGAGTGAAGTGTCAGAAGGATATGACTCTTTGGGAGAAAGAGCAACACCAGATCACAACCTACTCATTCCAAGAAAAGAG ATCAAATGCATGAAAGCTGCTTTGGTTAGTGCCCTGAGGAGAGAAAAAATGGCAGAAACTACAATCCAGAATTTAAAGGCTGAAATAGACCATAGAAATTGTTTG GTTCGACAAAGAGAAGAGGATATTGAGCATACTTCAAGTATGCTGAGGCATTATAAGGAGAAAATCAATCAACTTGAGTTATTGGTAGATGGGAAACTGACAGCTGAGAAGTATCTCATGGAGGAAAACATGGCTTTGCAGGAGGAGATTCAGTTGCTTAAAGtgaaaatagataaaaattCAGAATTATCCACACTTGCTTTGGAGAATGATAGACTTTTGCAACAACCTCGACT ATTTCAAAAGTCCTATGAGCACGGAGAGCGGGAAAGATTGCTGACTGAACTATCTGAATTGCGTGATCAG CTCCTTGTCAATCTCCAGGGGAAATTTACATTCTCCATGAAAAAT GATACTGCTACTGCACAAGAGCTAGAAGAATGCCAGAATATGAATTCTAAATTGCTTAG AGAAGTGGGTAAATTACAAGCAGAGCTGGGAAAATATTTGAACTACAATCAA TTTGTGAACTCTTCTTTTGAGCATGCTGATGAAATTCTAAAGACAGATAAATGTTCATTG ATTGAGACATTGTCGGTAAGAAGTGATTCTGGAGATGAAGTTCCGTCCTCTACAAGGGAAGCTGAGGATACTCTAGCAAATAAAATAGAAGCAAAAGCATTGGGAGCCTCAGTAGTGCTTGCTAAAGATAATGAATATAACAACAACGAAGAGTTAAaggcaaaattaaaaaaaatgagcaAGGATCTTGAAGAAGCGAGGTTACTTAATGGCCGATATCAAGAGCAATGGACATTACAGTTATCTCAAAAACAGCAGACTGAAACAATCTGTCAAGAGGTTGAGATGGAGACAACCAATACAATTCTTCAGTTACAGGAAGAGGTTGCCCATCTTCAGTCAGAATTTGAAGAGAGGTTATGCACCACTGCTCAAGAAAATGCAGAGTTAAGAAATATGATTGcagaaaaagaagaggaaattAAGTCACGGAGTTTGGACTGGGAAAAAGCAATCTTGGAACTGACAACCTTCCTTCTAGAAGGTTCAAGATCTCTCAAAGAGGCTTGTGGTCAGGTGAAAAACATTTCTTGCTCATTTCCCCAGGTCAATGCTTGGATTAGTGAGCATGTTGACATGGCTGTCAAAAAGTATATTGAGAAGGAGGAAGCAATTCTGCAGCTACAGAGCAGCTTGGAGGATGCACAGAAGATGGTATTGGACATGGAGGTGAAATTAAGTTCCTTAAGGGAAGCAACTGTAACCTTAAATGCATTTCAACACATAGACAAGAATGAAGGCATTGAGGAGGCAATTGAGTTACAATTGTTGTTAAATGAGAAGACTAATATGATAAGGATGCtagaaaatgaaataaatcataaaaacaATCAACTTTGTAAAGCAACTAAACAAGCTGATGCTGCATTCCTTGTAGCAAAATGGCTCTCTGATTGTTATAATGTAGCTCACGTGAATGGTGATGTTCAAGATGTTTCCATTCCTGAAGGCAAACTTGGAAATTGTACTATTTCTGAGAATCAAGATGTCCAAAATAATTTGATACTGAATGATCTTATGGCTCAAGTTGAGTTAACTAAACTTGAGGTACTGGAGATGGAGAATGCTGTAAAAGTATCTTTTGTTGATACAGAAATTCAGACAGAAGCTTTCCAAACTGGTGTTTCAGACCTTACTTCTGCTTACAGGGACTTGATTCAGGACATTGTCAAGGAAACTCGGGACATGAGGAAAGAAATAAGTGATTTAAGGATGTATAACAGAAGTTCTGAGGCTTATACGGTTGATTTGTCAACATCAAATGCAAACAAACGTGAGGAGTTTGCGAACCAACAACATCACACACTGCATCAGATAAAAGAGCAACTTCTTGAAGTGAATAGAAGATTGAATGTCATAGGAAATTTTATTAGTGGAGAAGCAGATGTGTGTAGCTTACGATTAGTTGATGTGGATGAAGATCTTGTAAATGCTGATGAATTGAGCACTGATAGTTCGTCACTCTCTGATTTATCGAATGAAATTGAAAACTTTGCTTCTGAAAGATACGCTGTAATTCAATCTGATGACTGCAAATCATCAAATACAGGAAAGCTCATGGAAGGGCGATTTCTCAATGAAGCAGTAGTGTCTTGTCTGAGTAAAGAATTAAATGCCTCATATGATGGTTTTCAAAGACTCTATCTTTGTTTGTCTGCATTCCTTCAAGAATTGGATGATGGATCCTTTTCTAACTCAGAAG AACTGAAAAGGGAGGATCCATTTTTCCAGTTGAGCTTGCAGAAAGACAAAGCAGGTTGTGAGAATGACAGAGAG ATATTGGGTTATAGGGAGATCAGGCCTGATGATGGTTTCTTAACCAAATTTATGGAAGCTCATGCAACAGTGAAGGAAGCTGATCTTACACTGCATGCATTAACGGAAGCATATGAAGATTCTAAACAGTTGACTGCTATGTGGAAGCAGTCTGGTGAAAACTTGATACTTGAGAGAGCGAGCTTAgaagaagagattaaaaaactcaaatcttcaatttgtcacaaagaagaagagaatCAATTACTAAAGGACAGTATCCATTGCAGTTTGATAGAGATGGCAAATTCGGTTTCTATGCTAGAAGAGCATTTTTTGGAAATGCAAACTGATATGGAGAAGAAATTTTTGACAATGTATTCTGATATTCTTCTGACTGGGCAGGAGATGCTATACTCTATGAATAATATGAGATCATTGGTAGAAGATATTTGCTCTCAGATGGTGGATGGAGGATTTGTATCTTTTGTTCTGTACAATTGCTGTGTATCAGAGCTTGTCAGTAAATTTGCCTGCGCTAGTATGAACCATGATTTGCCATCAGCAAGACAAGGGGAATTGCATAATTTGCTAAAATCTTGCTTTAGTGTTGCACAGCCTGTAATTAATACAGGTAGTGAAGGTGCAGTGAAAACAGATCTATGTGTGTTAATCCAGAAGGTGCATGAGCAGCCAGACTTGCCCAATGTCAACACATTATATGAAAATATGGCTCTTAGAAAGGAGCtagagaggaagcaagtgttATTAGAGGGCTTACTTTTTGACTTTAGGCTATTGCAGGAGTCAGCTTCTAACAGCAAGGACATTAAGGATCAGACTGAGAAGTTAATATTTTctcttagccaagttcggtatGAACTGGAGAATAAAGCAAGTCAGCTTGATGATGTACTGGTTCAAAACAGAAAACTTGAAGGTTCTCTGGCTAATACCGAGAAGGCCTTaactaaatcaaaatatgaGCTTAAAGTTGCTGAAGAATCAATTGAGAATCTTGCTAATCAAAATATGGAGTTAAGGGAGCTTCTGAAAGATTTATATGCCAACAAAACTGAAGCTGAAAGCAAATTGGATGAACACAGAGAGGTGATTATAGGTTTGGAAAAAGAAATTACTAATTTGACAGCTTCACTGGAAAACCAATCACTTTCCTTGTTTGAAAGCATTGAGGATGAACTAAACCAGGTGATAATAGAGAGAGACCAACTCCATGAAGAAGTTGGTGTCTTGACTGTTAAGCTTGAGATGGCTTATTCCTTGGCTGACGAAAAGGAAGCTATTGCCATGGAAGCACATCAG GAGTCAGAGTCTAGTAAGCTGATTGCTGAGCAAAAGGAAGAGGAAGTCAAGATTCTGGAACATTCTGTTGAGGAGCTTGAGTCAACCATAAATGTTTTAGAGAAAAAG GTACATGAAATGGATGAGGAGGTGGGAAGACATCGTTCAATTAGTGATTCATTAAGAATGGAACTCCAAGCTTTGAAAGAAAGATTATTGTTAGTTGACAGATTTCCCAAGAATGCTGATTCAGAAAGCACAAACGTTCAAACTGATGAGCAGATATCTAG GCAACATAGTAGTGTACTGGAACTTCACGAAGCACTAAGTCGGATAAGGTTTCTTGAAAAGGAAAATGCAGAACAAGATAAAGAG ATTAAAAAGTGCAAAGAATACATATCCGAAATTGTGTTGCATGCTGAAGCCCAAGCAATGCAGTACCAACAGAAg TACAAGTGCCTGGAGTCAATGTTCCTTGAAGTGAAAACAGAAATGTCAAATTCAACGGCAGTGGCACCAGCACCTGAGAAAAGCTCAGTAAGGACAAGAGGTTCGAGCTCACCGTTCAGGTGCATTTCAAATCTTGTTCAGCAGATGAATCAGGAGAAAGATCAAGAACTATCAGCGGCAAGGTTCCGTGTGGAAGAACTAGAAGCACTTTCAGCTAGCAGGCAAAAGGAG GTATTTATGCTACAAACAAGGCTGGCCGCTACTGAAAACATGACTCATGATGTCATTCGGGACCTTCTTGGTGTAAAATTGGACATTACCGATTATGCA AATTTGATAGACGAAAACCAAATTGTCAAATTAGTGGAGGAAGCTCAGCAACACAGAGAAGATTTCTTTGCAAAG GAACAAGAGAACCTCGATCTAAGACTGCAGATAAATGATCTCATTGAAGAAAGAGAGAG TTGCATATTGGAACTGAAAACCAAAGAGGCAGATATATTTGCCACTAAGATAGCAATGCAGCAACTGCAAGAACGAGATCAGTTGCTTTGTGCACAGAATGAAATGTTGAAG ATGGACAAGACCAATCTCTTGAGGAAGGTTGCAGAATTGGATGACGCGGTGAAAACTGTAGCTGGGACACGAAATACCCATCCTGCTCCACAGTCATCAAAGACTAAG GACAAAGGCGATTTAAATATGGGTACAGTTGGATTCCGTAAAAGGTTGTCTCAACCCGAACGACGTCTTTCTCGTTTTAACGACGAGCCTTCTCGTTTCCGCGAATTTGCTGGTAATAATTCTCAAGGCTAA